The nucleotide sequence CGGCCACGACGAATACTGGTCCGGCCCCCAAAGGGCCAATGTTACTGCGGCCCGCGACGCGGGCGTCAACCTCCAGTTCCTTTCGGGCAATGAAATGTACTGGCGTACGCGGTTCGAGCCCTCCTCCGTGGACGGCGCCGCGGGCCGCACCTTGACCTGCTACAAGGAGACGTGGAGCAACGGAAAGATCGACCCCACCAGCCAATGGACCGGAACATGGCGGGATCCGCGCTACGCATCCCAGGCCAATGGCGGTGGTCTGCCCGAAAACGGATTGACGGGCACGCTGTATATGTCCAACTACACCGACCTTCCAGTGACGGTGTCAGCCGCTGAAGGAAAGTCGCGGTTGTGGCGCAATACCTCACTGGCTTCCCTGCCCGCAGGTGCCACTGCTGCCTTGGCGCCGCACACAGTGGGCTATGAATCCGACGAGGACCTCGATAACGGTTTCCGGCCGTCAGGTCTGATCCAGCTGTCCACAACAGTCGGCAGCGTCAGCGAGTACCTCCAGGATTACGGAAATACGGTCAAGCCCGGCACAACCACGCATCACATCACCCTGTACCGGGCGGCCAGCGGGGCTCTTGTCTTCTCGGCCGGCAGCGTCCAGTGGACCTGGGGCCTGGATCAGGAGCACGACGGCGACGGCGCCGCTGCCGATATGCGCATGCGGCAGGCTCAAGTGAACTTGTTTGCGGACATGGGCGTTCAGCCGGCAACCCGCGCGGCCGGGCTTGTTGCTGCGAGCGCGAGCTCGGATCTGACCGGCCCCACGGCGACCATCACCGCTCCAGCCAACGGCGCAACCATCGCGCACGGAAGCAGCGTGACGGTCACCGGAACTGCCACGGACACCGGCGGTGTTGTGGCCGGCGTCGAGGTTTCCACCGACGGCGGTACTACCTGGCACCCGGCCCAGGGCAAGGCTTCCTGGACCTACACCTACATCCAGAAGGGCCTGGACACCGCCGCGATCCAGGTTCGGGCCGTGGATGACAGCGCCAACATCGGAGCCGTGGCTACGAGGAACCTTGGCCTCACCGGACCCTACAGCGTCTTTGGCCAAACTGTCCCTGCCATCACCGACTCCGGAGACGGCGGAGCCTACGAAATGGGCCTGCGGTTCACGCCCTCAGTGAATGGCTTCGTGACGGGGGTCCGGTTCTACAAGAGCTCGGCCAATACCGGAACCCACACGGGTTCGTTGTGGAGCTCCACCGGCACCCGCCTGGCTACCGCCACTTTTGCCAATGAAACCGCCTCGGGCTGGCAGAGCGTGCTGTTCAGCCAGCCGGTAGCCGTTTCCGCGGGCCAAAAGTACACGGTCTCGTACTGGGCACCCAGGGGGCACTATGCCACCAAGGACTACCAGTGGGCGAGCTTTGGATTCAATGATCCGCCGTTGAAGGTCACCGGTGGTTTCGGGGCGGAGCCTGCGGGCGTGTACAACACCTCGCAAGGCTTCCCGACCACCAGTTTCAACGGTGGCAACTACTTCGTTGATGCAGTTTTCAGCACCGTGGATACTTCGCCGCTGACGGTGTCCGGGCAGTCCCCCATTCCGTCATCGTCCAGCGTCCCCGTGACCACCAAGGTCAGCGCCTCCTTCTCCAAGCCAGTGACCCCAGCCAGCGTCCAGCTGGTCCTGAAGTCTTCTGCCGGAACGGTAACGGGCACTACGAGCTATGACGCGACCACGCGCAAGGCAACGTTCACTCCGGCATCCCAGCTGGCCTTCAGCACCGTGTACACGGCAACGTTGTCAGGCACTGACAGCACGGGAGGCCAGGTCACCTCGGGCGGCACGTGGACCTTCACCACCGCTGCCACGGCGTCCGTGCCGGGATCGTGCCCGTGCAGCCTCTATGACGACTCCGTCACTCCCGGCATCGCGGAAATCCAGGACGGAGTCCCGCTGACCTTGGGAGTACGGTTCACCAGTGTCTCCGCCGGTCAGGTGACCGGGGTCCGCTTCTACAAGTCAGCCGGCAACACCGGCACCCATACAGGCGCGCTCTACACAGCGGGCGGGCAGCAGCTGGCAACGGTCACCTTTGCCAATGAGAGCAGTTCCGGGTGGCAGACGGCCATGTTCAGCCAGCCGGTCCAAATGGCTGCCAATACCGAGTACATAGCTAGCTACAAGTCAACCACGGGCGCATATTCGGCAACCGCCAATGGCTTTGGGGCCGGACTGAGCGTTGGACCGTTGCGGACTGTGTCGGACGCGGGGGCCTACAGCTACAGCGGGGACTTCCCTGCTTCGAGGTCCTCCACCAGTTACCTGGTGGACGTAGTGGTGGTGGTCTCGGCGCCTCCGTTCACCGTTGGTGGCCACTCCCCCATTCCGAACGCCTCGAGCGTTCCGCTCAACACAACGGTCAGCGCGGTTCTTTCGGAAGCAGCCGTGTCCTCAAGCGTCGCTCTGTCACTCAAGACGGCCGCAGGTGCCGCCGTTGCCGGGACCACTGTCTATGACAGCAACACCCGCAAGGTGACCTTCACGCCCTCGGCACCTTTGGCGGCGGCTACTTCCTACACGGCCACCGTGACTGCTACGGCTGTTTCCGGACAACCAATGTCATCCGGTGGGACGTGGCAGTTCACCACAGTACAGGCCGCGGGCACACCCGGTTCGTGCCCGTGCACCCTGTACGAGGACACGGTGACGCCAACGACCCTCGAAGTAGATGATGGCGTGCCCTTGACCTTGGGTGTCCGCTTCACCAGCGACACTGCGGGCCAGGTGACCGGTGTGCGCTTCTACAAGTCGGCCGGCAACACCGGGACCCACACCGGATACCTCTACACGGTGGGCGGCCAGGTCCTGGCGACCGTGACGTTCACGAACGAATCCAGTACCGGCTGGCAGACTGCTACGTTCAGCCAGCCCGTGAACATCCAGGCGGACACCGAGTATGTAGCTGCCTACAAGACGCCCACAGGCAAGTACTCCTACACCTCCGGTGGCTTCGGTGAAGGCTTCACGAGGGGACCGCTGAAGACCCAGCCGGATTCGGGGGCGTACTCCTACACCAGTGACTTCCCGAGTACGGCGTCCACGGCCAGCTACCTGGTGGACCTGGTCTTCACCGTAGCCGCACCTCCCCTGTCCATCAGTGCCCAGGTGCCCGCTCCAGGAGCCACCGCCATTCCCACGGACGTGAAACCATCCATCACGTTCTCCACCGCCATCAATCCGGGCGCCACGTTCACTTTGACCGCGAACGGATCCTCTGTCGCAGGAACGGCAGCACTGTCAGCTGACGCCCGCACCATCACGTTCACGCCGACGGCCGCCCTTCCCGCCAACACCCAGATATCCGCCAACGTCTCGGGCGTGGCCACCCCGCAGGGGCAATCCCTGCCCCCGACCACCTGGCAGTTCACCACGGCGGCGGCAGCGGTCCAGCAATCGACGATCTTCGGTTCGTTGCTTCCCCAGGTTGCCGCCAACTCCGACCCGCTTTCGGTGGAGCTCGGAACTGCCTTCACGGTGTCCCAGGCGGGGAACGTCACAGGGATCCGCTTCTACAAGGGAACCGGGAACACAGGCACCCATGTTGGTTCGCTGTGGAACGCCGCAGGCACCAGGCTGGCACAGGTGACCTTCACCAACGAAACGGCCACCGGCTGGCAAACCGCCACCTTGGCAACCCCGGTTGCCTTGTCTACCGGACAGACCTATGTGGTCTCCTACCGGGCGCCAAACGGCCGCTACTCCTCAACGCAGGGATTCTTTAACCAGACATGGACGAGCGGAGTGTTCACGGCCTCGGGCCCCAACAACGGACGCTACCGGTACGGCTCAGGCGGCGTGATGCCCACCAGTTCCTGGAACGCCACGAACTACTTCGTGGATGTGGTGTACTCCACCGCAGCTCCAGCCCAGCAGCAGGCGGCGCCGTCACCATCACCTACTGCCACGCCGACAGCAACCCCAACAGCAACAGCGACAGCGACCCCGACCCCGTCACCGACAGCGACCCCGTCACCGAGTCCGTCACCCAGCCCGACCCAGACTGGACTCGTCTGCGGCTTGCTCGGGATCTGCTGAAGCAACAACGTCAGCGAACGACGCTGGGCGACCAACCATGGGCAATGAACATGCTTGGTTGGGCGCCCGGTTCCGTTTCCAGCTTCCAGATGTTGCTGTCCCCGTCCGTTGTCTCGTCCGGCAAGCCATAGAGAAGGCTCCGGTCATCGAGCCACTCGATTTGGTCATCCACACTGCGCTTTTCGGCAAGGACGGTCTCGCGTCCGCTGGCGAGGTCAAGAACCGCGATGTTCCAGTGCGCTGCCAGCGCGCCGCCGTCGTTCTTCTTGTACGCGATCCGGGTCCCGTCCGGGGAAATCGAAGGACACTCCACGTTGTCATGGACAGCCGTCAAAGTCCTTGCTGACAGGCTCCCCCGCACCAGCCAGATGCGTCCGGAGGCGGCCGCAGTGGCATAGAAAACATCCGCCTGGTCCGGTGCGAAGGTCACCCCCCAGATGTTGCGGTCGGTAGCCTGCAACCGTTCGCCGTTGACCAGCAGGGCGAAGTCCTCGAGGTTGCCGGTGGAACCGCCTGGGAGGCTGATTTCGGTGGCGGTGGAAAATCCTGCTGTCGCATAGGAGTGGCCGGTGACGAACACCGTAGTGGCAATATTGGAGCCGTCGGGGCTGATCCGGGTCCGGCTGGGGATCCCGGGAAGCGGCCAGGCCCGTTGCTGCTCCCAGTTACGGTTGAACACCTCGGCTTCAAAAGAGGTCACCAGCCCCCGGTTGGTGCGCAAACACACCACCTGCTCCGGCGAGCCGTAGACCCGGTCGCATTCCTGGCCGCTCACGGCCCGGCTACCGCCGGGATCCGACAACGGAACAGTTGCGGCGTTCCCGTACCCCTGCCCTGACGCGGTGTTCCGGAACAGCACGAACGGAGCACCGGGGAGCTGTCCGCCGGCTGAGGTCCCCACGGACGAGGCCGCCGTCCGGCTTTCTTCAAAGCGTTGGTAGGCCCCCACCGCGTAGACGCCCGCTGCGACCAGGACCAGTACAGTGACCACCAGGAGGACACCCCACCGCACCTTCCCCGCGGCAGCTCCCCCGAAGGCGCGTTCCCTCATGCTCCGTCGCTCACGTCGGCCGGGACATCGCGCTTGGCACCTCGGAGGATGAAAACCACAGCCACAACGGCACAGGCCAAAAGCGCCCCTGCCAAGAGCATCGCGGTGGAAGCACCAACGGCGTACCACAACACACCGAATCCGGCCGAGGCCAGCATGCGGGTCAGAGCCACCACAGTCTGCGCGGAGGCGATTCCCGTGGCGAGTTTTCCCGACGGCGTCAGCTGGCTGGCCAGCGCGGCCAGGACGCCGTCAGTGCCTGCGTAAAAGGCACCCAGCAGGACCAAACAGCCCAGCGTCGCCCAAAGCCCGCCAAAAGGAGCGGCGGCCAACAAATACGTAGCAAGCAGCGCAACGTGCCCGGCGACGAACACCGGGATCTTCCCCACGCGGTCTGCCAGCCGTCCCAGCGGAATGGCCAAAGCAAGAAACACCACGTTGGTGCCAACAAAAAGCAGGGGAAACCACTGGACCGCGAAGGAATCCCTGTCCTGCAGGACCAGGTAGATGAAGCCGTCGCCAATCGTGACCAGGCCCAAGAGCCCTGCCGCGATCAGCAGCTTGCCCAAACCCGGTTCCTTCAAATGGCTCCACGAAAAGGCGAAAAGCCTGCGGTCCTTACGTTCGCTGGCCCCTCTCAAGGCCTTGGCCTGGACATCGGGCACCACCAGGGCAAGGACGGCGACACCGATCACCGCGAAGGCCAGGGACACCACGAACACAGTGCTGAACCCGTTGGGAATCATCAACAGCACAAAGAAGGCGATCAACGGACCCGCTGCCGCGCCGATGTTGTCCAGCATCCGGTGCACGCCGAACGATCTCGCCAGATGCTGCGGCTGCGCCGAGACTGAAATCAGCGCATCACGCGGAGCCGTCCTGATGCCCTTGCCGATGCGGTCGGCTGTGACGATTGCCGCGATCGCCCAAAAACTCCCGGCGACAAGGAATCCGATCCTGGCAAGCATGGACAAGCCATAGCCCGCCACAGCTATCCGCTTAGGGTGGCCGGTGCGGTCGGCAGCCCAGCCGGCTGCGATCCTGACGATGGCACTGGCACCCTGGTTGATGCCGTCAATGACGCCGAAGGCGATGGTGGATAAACCCAGGAAACCTGTCACGTACAGGGGCAGGATGGCCGACACCGACTCCGAGGAAACATCGGTGACCATACTGACAATGCCCAGCCAAAGGATGACCGGAGACAAGCGGAACGGCACCTCGCTGGATAGTGCCGTCCCCATGCCCTGCGGTTTATCCCGCTTACCGCCGCTGCGGTCCGAAAGGGAAATATACATGGGTGCCCTAATCTGCCGCCGTGTGCAGGCTGCCCAGAAGCTGGAAGCGCGAGCTGCCTGTCCCTGTGGTTGATACCGAAACGGTCACCGTATCCGCGCCCCTCACGAACCGTGCAGCCATGGCACCGTCAGCGGCTGGAGCGTCTTCGGACCAGAATCCATGCGATACCAAGGAATCTCGGAAGGAACCCAGCACCTCTGCCTGGGGCTTGTCGATGATGCCATCAGCTGCGACCTGGAGCGTGTTGCCCGAGGTCGACACGGAGGTTGAACCGATGGTCGAGCCCGCTGGCAAGGTGAGGATCCCTGCGGGCCAGCCGTCCACCATTTCACCGGCTGCGGTACCAGGCTCCGGCAAGGCTCCGGTGATCAGTGGAGCGGGAGCAGTTGGCGCGGGCAGCCCTGTCGGTGTTGCCGTCACAGGGGGAAGGACTTCCAGTGGCTGGCCGGCGGACGGTGACGAACCGCCGTCGCCACCGTTTTCAGTACCTCCGCTTGCTGAAGCATCCGACGGCGAACTGCCGGAGCCGGGTGCCTCGGCGCCTTGCGACGTGGTTCCCGCCGAAGCTGTTGACCCGGGGGCAGTCGAGCCCGGGCTTGGGGACGACGAGGACGTCGTCTGCGCCGAAGGGGCCGGCTTCACCGCCAGTTGGTCAAAGAGTATTGCGACGGCGGCGATCAGCACGGCAAGGCATATGCCTGCGATGACCAGCCGCCGCGCCATCATGGCATGACCGGAAGAACAGCCCCGCCCGGCCGCGGATTTACGGCGTGGGACTCAGGGGCGGCGGGTAGAAGTGACGCCACCTGCGACGAGGTGGCGTTCGGCCGTGCGATGGCGATGTACCGCACCAAGCGTTTCATGGGGACAGTCTGCCATTCACGCCACGATTCCGGAACAGTTTTGGCGCTACCAGCGCCCATTCCGTGGGCGGGGCTGGCAAACCGGGCAGGTGTAGGAGGAACGGTTCATGAATTGTTCCCGTTTGATGACACTCTGAAGCCCCTTCCCGGCACAACGCAGGCAGTATTCACCGGCCCGCCCGTAGGCGTTGAGGGAGCGCGCGAAGTAGCCGGAATCGCCGTTGACGTTAACGTAGAGGGAGTCGAAGCTGGTCCCGCCGGCGGCCAAGGCGGCGTCCATGACATCCTTAACGGCCGAGATGAGCCGCTCGGCGTCTGCCCGTCGCAAGGTATCGGTGGGCCGTGCGTAGTGGAGCTGCGCCTTCCACAGGGCCTCGTCGGCGTAGATGTTGCCGATACCGGAGATGACTCCCTGGTCCAGCAGGGCACGCTTCAGGCCCGTCTTCCGCTTCTTGACGTTCCGGTAGAACGCGTCGAATGAGAACCACGGATCCAACGGATCCCTTGCTATGTGCGAGGCTTCCTCGGCGATCTCCGGCAGCGGCGTCTCGCCCAGGCCTCCGGGCCCGGAGTCCGGGGTGGGCACAAGGGAGGTCACGAAGAGTCCGCCGAAGATCCTCTGGTCCACGAACCTGAGTTGTTCCGGCATGCCCTCCACCGGGCTCAGCGAGATCCTGACCTTGAGGTGTTTTTCGTCCGGCACGTCCGGATCCTGCATGAGAAGTTGTCCGCTCATTCCCAGATGGGCCATAAGCGCGACCTTGGGCAGGGTCGCGACCTCGGGAAGGGTCCCGTCACCGGTGGCGGACACACCGTCCATGGAGAGAGGCATCCACAGGAACTTTCCCCGCCGCACGACGTCAAGCACCGTGGCGTGTTCCAGATTCCCCACGAAGTCTTCGGTCCCAAGGGTGTGGCGCCTGATGGAGCGCGGGTCCAGCACCTCGACGGCTGTGATGGTCCGGCCCCTGACCCATCGGGCAAGGCCACGGCGCACCACTTCTACTTCGGGAAGCTCAGGCATGGATCAAGCGGACGCCGGACCAGTCGGGGTCGTGTCCAGGGCAGTCAGGGCACGCCAGGCATCGGCGGCCGCTTCCTGCTCTGCTTCCTTCTTGGAGTGACCGGAACCGCGTCCGTAGGGTGTTCCGCCAATGTTCAGTACGGCTTCGAAAGTCCGCGCGTGATCCGGTCCGGAGCCTTCCACCGCATAGTGGATGGCGCCCAATTGCCGGCTGGCGGTGAGCTCCTGGATGCTGGTCTTCCAGTCCGTGCCGGCGCCCAGGGCACCTGCGTCCTTCAGGAGGGGTCCCACGAGCCGCATGACCAGCTGGCGTGCGGTTTCGATGTCGTTTGACAGATAAGTGGCACCGATCAGCGCCTCCATGGTGTCAGCCAGGATGGAGGCTTTGTTCTTGCCGTCAGTAAGCTTTTCGCCTTGGCCGAGGTAGATGAACTCGCCGACGCCGATCTCACGGCCGATTCCGGCCAGAGCGCGCGTACTGACGACGGCGGAGCGGCGCTTGGCAAGCTCGCCTTCAGGCAGCGTGGGGTTCTCACGGTAAAGGGAATCGGTCACGGAGAAACCCAGGATGGAGTCGCCGAGGAACTCAAGGCGCTCGTTGGTGGGGATCCCGCCGTTCTCATACGCGTATGAGCGATGTGTGAGAGCAAGACGAAGCGTCTCGGTGTCAATGGAGACACCGAGACGCTTCAGAAGCTCTTCAGTTGAAGACATCCTTAGTCAGCCTCTACGGCAGATTAGGCGTCTGCGACCTTGCGGCCCTTGTATTCAAGGAACAGCGCGGTGCCGGCAGAGTCAGTAACGACCTTTGCCTGGTGCGGCAGGCTGTAGGTAACCTGACCGTTTTCGATGGTCTTGACCAAGTTGGGGGCAGTTGCCTTCCACTGGGCACGGCGGGCGCGTGTATTTGCGCGAGACATTTTCCGCTTGGGAACAGCCACGGCTATCTCATTTCTCTCTTAGACGAACACTTACTAATCGGTTTGCCGGTCAGTCTTAGCCAGATCAGCTAGGGCAGCCCAGCGAGGGTCAATGACCTCGTGGTGGTGCCCCGGCTCGTCTTCCAGGCGCGCTCCACATTCGGAGCACAGACCCTGGCAGTCTTCCCGGCACACCGGCTGGAACGGCAGCATAGTGACAACTGCGTCCCGCAACACCGGCTCAAGATCGATCAGATCGTACTCGACTCGACGTTGCTCTTCATCGTCTTCTTCGGCCGAAAGCTCAGCACCTTCGTAGAAGAAAAGTTCTTGCACATTGACCTCAAGGTCATACGCAAGGGGATCCAGGCATCGCCCACACTCGCCGGTTACTTCGACGATCGCGGATCCGGATACCAGAATTCCTTCGTGTACGGCCTCAAGACGAAGATCCAGCTCGATATCCGAGCCTTCCTTTACGCCAATGAGCGCCACACCAAGGTCACTTGGCGCAGGTACATGCTCGTTGAGTGTCCGCATGGTCCCTGGACTGCGTCCAAGGTCCTTGACTACCAGCGCCAAGGGCG is from Paenarthrobacter nicotinovorans and encodes:
- a CDS encoding DUF4082 domain-containing protein, with product MPGPSVTPPQRALKGLLFTLVLAMVAALLPLTAPAAVAAGPCDPIVNAVACENSKPGSPPSEWDIDGAGDDTIQGFSTEISVNAGQPIRFKIDTKAPSYTIAIYRTGWYGGNGARKIADVTPSVLRQTQPACRNDLTTELYDCGTWAVSATWQVPATAVSGVYIALLTRPDTGGQSHITFIVRNDGNRSSIVFQTADQTWQAYNTYGGADFYQGAVNGRAYKVSYNRPVNTRGGIGGRDFYFANEYPMVRFLEQNGYDVSYVSGLDVDRNGAELLNHKVFLSVGHDEYWSGPQRANVTAARDAGVNLQFLSGNEMYWRTRFEPSSVDGAAGRTLTCYKETWSNGKIDPTSQWTGTWRDPRYASQANGGGLPENGLTGTLYMSNYTDLPVTVSAAEGKSRLWRNTSLASLPAGATAALAPHTVGYESDEDLDNGFRPSGLIQLSTTVGSVSEYLQDYGNTVKPGTTTHHITLYRAASGALVFSAGSVQWTWGLDQEHDGDGAAADMRMRQAQVNLFADMGVQPATRAAGLVAASASSDLTGPTATITAPANGATIAHGSSVTVTGTATDTGGVVAGVEVSTDGGTTWHPAQGKASWTYTYIQKGLDTAAIQVRAVDDSANIGAVATRNLGLTGPYSVFGQTVPAITDSGDGGAYEMGLRFTPSVNGFVTGVRFYKSSANTGTHTGSLWSSTGTRLATATFANETASGWQSVLFSQPVAVSAGQKYTVSYWAPRGHYATKDYQWASFGFNDPPLKVTGGFGAEPAGVYNTSQGFPTTSFNGGNYFVDAVFSTVDTSPLTVSGQSPIPSSSSVPVTTKVSASFSKPVTPASVQLVLKSSAGTVTGTTSYDATTRKATFTPASQLAFSTVYTATLSGTDSTGGQVTSGGTWTFTTAATASVPGSCPCSLYDDSVTPGIAEIQDGVPLTLGVRFTSVSAGQVTGVRFYKSAGNTGTHTGALYTAGGQQLATVTFANESSSGWQTAMFSQPVQMAANTEYIASYKSTTGAYSATANGFGAGLSVGPLRTVSDAGAYSYSGDFPASRSSTSYLVDVVVVVSAPPFTVGGHSPIPNASSVPLNTTVSAVLSEAAVSSSVALSLKTAAGAAVAGTTVYDSNTRKVTFTPSAPLAAATSYTATVTATAVSGQPMSSGGTWQFTTVQAAGTPGSCPCTLYEDTVTPTTLEVDDGVPLTLGVRFTSDTAGQVTGVRFYKSAGNTGTHTGYLYTVGGQVLATVTFTNESSTGWQTATFSQPVNIQADTEYVAAYKTPTGKYSYTSGGFGEGFTRGPLKTQPDSGAYSYTSDFPSTASTASYLVDLVFTVAAPPLSISAQVPAPGATAIPTDVKPSITFSTAINPGATFTLTANGSSVAGTAALSADARTITFTPTAALPANTQISANVSGVATPQGQSLPPTTWQFTTAAAAVQQSTIFGSLLPQVAANSDPLSVELGTAFTVSQAGNVTGIRFYKGTGNTGTHVGSLWNAAGTRLAQVTFTNETATGWQTATLATPVALSTGQTYVVSYRAPNGRYSSTQGFFNQTWTSGVFTASGPNNGRYRYGSGGVMPTSSWNATNYFVDVVYSTAAPAQQQAAPSPSPTATPTATPTATATATPTPSPTATPSPSPSPSPTQTGLVCGLLGIC
- a CDS encoding TolB family protein, producing MRERAFGGAAAGKVRWGVLLVVTVLVLVAAGVYAVGAYQRFEESRTAASSVGTSAGGQLPGAPFVLFRNTASGQGYGNAATVPLSDPGGSRAVSGQECDRVYGSPEQVVCLRTNRGLVTSFEAEVFNRNWEQQRAWPLPGIPSRTRISPDGSNIATTVFVTGHSYATAGFSTATEISLPGGSTGNLEDFALLVNGERLQATDRNIWGVTFAPDQADVFYATAAASGRIWLVRGSLSARTLTAVHDNVECPSISPDGTRIAYKKNDGGALAAHWNIAVLDLASGRETVLAEKRSVDDQIEWLDDRSLLYGLPDETTDGDSNIWKLETEPGAQPSMFIAHGWSPSVVR
- a CDS encoding MFS transporter; the encoded protein is MYISLSDRSGGKRDKPQGMGTALSSEVPFRLSPVILWLGIVSMVTDVSSESVSAILPLYVTGFLGLSTIAFGVIDGINQGASAIVRIAAGWAADRTGHPKRIAVAGYGLSMLARIGFLVAGSFWAIAAIVTADRIGKGIRTAPRDALISVSAQPQHLARSFGVHRMLDNIGAAAGPLIAFFVLLMIPNGFSTVFVVSLAFAVIGVAVLALVVPDVQAKALRGASERKDRRLFAFSWSHLKEPGLGKLLIAAGLLGLVTIGDGFIYLVLQDRDSFAVQWFPLLFVGTNVVFLALAIPLGRLADRVGKIPVFVAGHVALLATYLLAAAPFGGLWATLGCLVLLGAFYAGTDGVLAALASQLTPSGKLATGIASAQTVVALTRMLASAGFGVLWYAVGASTAMLLAGALLACAVVAVVFILRGAKRDVPADVSDGA
- the mutM gene encoding bifunctional DNA-formamidopyrimidine glycosylase/DNA-(apurinic or apyrimidinic site) lyase; its protein translation is MPELPEVEVVRRGLARWVRGRTITAVEVLDPRSIRRHTLGTEDFVGNLEHATVLDVVRRGKFLWMPLSMDGVSATGDGTLPEVATLPKVALMAHLGMSGQLLMQDPDVPDEKHLKVRISLSPVEGMPEQLRFVDQRIFGGLFVTSLVPTPDSGPGGLGETPLPEIAEEASHIARDPLDPWFSFDAFYRNVKKRKTGLKRALLDQGVISGIGNIYADEALWKAQLHYARPTDTLRRADAERLISAVKDVMDAALAAGGTSFDSLYVNVNGDSGYFARSLNAYGRAGEYCLRCAGKGLQSVIKREQFMNRSSYTCPVCQPRPRNGRW
- the rnc gene encoding ribonuclease III yields the protein MSSTEELLKRLGVSIDTETLRLALTHRSYAYENGGIPTNERLEFLGDSILGFSVTDSLYRENPTLPEGELAKRRSAVVSTRALAGIGREIGVGEFIYLGQGEKLTDGKNKASILADTMEALIGATYLSNDIETARQLVMRLVGPLLKDAGALGAGTDWKTSIQELTASRQLGAIHYAVEGSGPDHARTFEAVLNIGGTPYGRGSGHSKKEAEQEAAADAWRALTALDTTPTGPASA
- the rpmF gene encoding 50S ribosomal protein L32; protein product: MAVPKRKMSRANTRARRAQWKATAPNLVKTIENGQVTYSLPHQAKVVTDSAGTALFLEYKGRKVADA
- a CDS encoding YceD family protein; the protein is MALVVKDLGRSPGTMRTLNEHVPAPSDLGVALIGVKEGSDIELDLRLEAVHEGILVSGSAIVEVTGECGRCLDPLAYDLEVNVQELFFYEGAELSAEEDDEEQRRVEYDLIDLEPVLRDAVVTMLPFQPVCREDCQGLCSECGARLEDEPGHHHEVIDPRWAALADLAKTDRQTD